Proteins encoded within one genomic window of Cytophagales bacterium:
- the bioA gene encoding adenosylmethionine--8-amino-7-oxononanoate transaminase: MKDWSASDRANIWHPFSPLAGNEPLYVTHAKGLYLYTEDDRKIMDVISSWWVNVHGHSHPKIAKAIAKQARELEHVIFAGFTHKPAIKLSETLLELLPDDQSKVFYSDNGSTATEVAIKLSIQYWFNQGKPRKKIIAIEGAYHGDTFGAMSVGDRTSIFNVPFTDFLFDVEYLPFPEGTGENTLQAMKQLATDEVAAFIFEPLVQGAGGMRMYSPEVLDQLIEMAQASEIICIADEVMTGFGRTGKTFACDYVEHKPEIYCLSKGITGGFLPMGVTTVNDRIAKAFDSTDKRKAFFHGHSYTANPMACAAANASCKLLLKKKTQKAIARISKTHQGFVDAFNPPDIVADVRCTGTILAVELKADDPGYVSTIKDQIYAHFLEKEILLRPLGNVIYMIPPYIITDAELKLCYTAIEEFLATL; this comes from the coding sequence ATGAAAGATTGGTCTGCATCTGACCGAGCCAATATATGGCATCCGTTTTCGCCACTGGCAGGAAATGAGCCACTTTATGTGACCCATGCCAAAGGTCTCTATCTCTACACGGAGGACGATCGCAAGATCATGGATGTGATCTCTTCCTGGTGGGTCAATGTTCATGGGCACTCACATCCCAAAATTGCGAAAGCCATTGCTAAACAAGCGCGTGAATTGGAACATGTGATTTTTGCTGGCTTTACGCATAAGCCTGCGATCAAGCTCTCAGAAACTTTATTGGAGTTGTTGCCAGACGATCAATCCAAAGTGTTTTATTCGGATAATGGCAGTACTGCTACGGAAGTGGCCATCAAATTGTCCATTCAATATTGGTTCAATCAGGGCAAGCCTCGAAAAAAGATCATCGCTATTGAAGGGGCTTATCACGGCGATACGTTTGGGGCCATGTCTGTTGGTGATCGTACTTCCATTTTCAACGTTCCGTTCACCGATTTCCTCTTTGATGTGGAGTATTTGCCTTTTCCGGAAGGGACAGGAGAAAACACATTGCAGGCAATGAAGCAGCTAGCGACAGATGAAGTAGCTGCCTTTATTTTCGAGCCGTTGGTGCAGGGAGCAGGTGGCATGCGGATGTATTCCCCTGAAGTATTGGATCAATTGATCGAAATGGCACAGGCTTCGGAGATCATTTGTATAGCCGATGAAGTCATGACAGGTTTCGGGCGAACTGGGAAGACATTTGCTTGTGATTATGTTGAGCACAAACCTGAGATTTATTGCTTGTCCAAAGGAATTACCGGTGGTTTCCTTCCCATGGGTGTTACCACGGTCAATGATCGGATTGCCAAAGCCTTTGATAGTACGGATAAGCGAAAAGCCTTTTTTCATGGGCATTCCTACACAGCGAACCCCATGGCGTGTGCGGCTGCTAATGCCAGTTGTAAACTCTTGTTGAAAAAGAAAACCCAAAAAGCGATTGCCAGGATTTCGAAAACACATCAGGGTTTTGTGGACGCATTCAATCCGCCAGATATCGTTGCTGATGTTCGATGTACAGGTACGATTCTGGCGGTGGAGCTTAAAGCGGACGATCCCGGTTACGTGAGCACAATCAAAGATCAGATCTATGCCCATTTTCTGGAAAAAGAAATCCTTTTGCGTCCTTTGGGTAATGTGATCTATATGATCCCGCCTTACATCATTACAGATGCGGAACTGAAATTGTGCTATACTGCTATTGAGGAGTTTTTAGCTACCCTTTAA
- the bioD gene encoding dethiobiotin synthase produces MNYFVTAIGTDSGKTLISSILVQALGADYWKPVQAGFPADTQSVRQLTDSPDSRFYGERYVLQTPASPHAAARIDGVTIALKDFHPPVSNRDLIIEGAGGLMVPLNDEEVIVDMVPVVNAEVILVCNLYLGSINHSLLSIELLKQRGYPVKGIVFNGPTNEESERIILEKSGWPLLFKVAQHEAVTPVLVERYAEEVRNSWS; encoded by the coding sequence GTGAATTATTTCGTAACAGCGATCGGAACGGATAGTGGTAAAACGCTCATTTCTTCCATTTTGGTGCAGGCGCTCGGAGCAGATTACTGGAAGCCCGTACAGGCAGGATTTCCTGCGGATACCCAAAGCGTCAGGCAATTGACGGATTCTCCGGATTCTCGTTTCTACGGGGAGCGATATGTCTTGCAAACTCCCGCTTCACCACATGCAGCCGCCAGGATTGATGGTGTAACCATTGCTTTGAAGGATTTTCACCCTCCCGTATCCAATCGTGATCTGATCATCGAAGGTGCTGGTGGGTTGATGGTTCCTTTGAATGATGAAGAAGTGATCGTCGACATGGTGCCGGTGGTGAATGCGGAAGTAATTCTGGTCTGCAACTTGTATTTAGGCAGTATCAATCATTCCCTACTATCCATTGAGTTGTTGAAACAGCGAGGATATCCGGTGAAGGGGATTGTCTTTAATGGTCCTACCAATGAAGAGAGCGAACGCATCATCTTGGAGAAGTCCGGCTGGCCCCTGCTGTTTAAAGTAGCGCAACATGAAGCAGTTACCCCCGTTTTGGTAGAGCGGTATGCAGAAGAAGTAAGGAATTCCTGGAGTTAA